A single window of Ctenopharyngodon idella isolate HZGC_01 chromosome 24, HZGC01, whole genome shotgun sequence DNA harbors:
- the ldhd gene encoding probable D-lactate dehydrogenase, mitochondrial translates to MILFRQALRFSSPRLLFACGRCRRYSAKTGVVERVVSELRSVSGDEGVSVGSAVREQHGRDESVHRCRPPDVVVFPRSVDEVSALAKICHHHQLPIIPFGTGTGLEGGVGALQGGVCFSLRKMDQVLDLHQEDFDVTVEPGVTRKGLNSYLRDTGLWFPVDPGADASLCGMAATSASGTNAVRYGTMRENVLNLEVVLADGTVLHTAGRGRRPRKTSAGYNLTNLFVGSEGTLGIITKTTLRLYGIPESMVSAVCSFPSVQSAVDSTVQILQAGVPIARIEFLDDVMINACNRFNNLSYAVTPTLFLEFHGSSKSMEEQVSITEEITRDNGGSDFAWAEDEESRGRLWKARHDAWYAALALRPGCKAYSTDVCVPISRLPQIIVETKEDLISNNLTGPIAGHVGDGNFHCLVVLDPNDPDEVERVHSFTERLARRALAMDGTCTGEHGIGLGKRALLREEVGPLAIEVMKGLKAALDPKNLMNPGKVL, encoded by the exons ATGATCTTGTTCAGACAAGCCCTACGCTTCAGTTCTCCACGGCTGCTGTTTGCTTGCGGGAGGTGCAGGAGATATTCTGCTAAA ACTGGAGTCGTCGAGCGGGTCGTCTCAGAGCTTCGTTCAGTTAGCGGGGATGAAGGCGTGTCTGTGGGGTCAGCTGTCAGAGAACAGCACGGCAGGGATGAGTCTGTGCACAG ATGTCGACCACCAGATGTGGTGGTGTTTCCTCGGTCTGTAGATGAGGTCAGTGCTCTTGCCAAAATTTGTCACCACCACCAACTACCCATCATCCCATTTGGCACAGGGACAGGCCTGGAGGGAGGTGTTGGTGCTCTGCAG gGTGGAGTGTGTTTCAGTCTGAGAAAGATGGACCAGGTCCTTGATCTTCACCAAGAGGATTTTGATGTGACTGTGGAGCCAGGTGTGACGCGCAAAGGCCTGAACTCATACCTGCGTGACACTGGCCTCTGGTTTCCTGTTG ATCCAGGTGCCGACGCATCTCTCTGCGGCATGGCTGCAACTAGCGCGTCAGGCACCAACGCAGTCCGTTATGGCACAATGCGCGAGAACGTCCTAAACCTGGAGGTGGTTCTAGCAGATGGAACAGTCCTCCACACAGCAGGCAGGGGGCGTCGCCCAAG AAAGACATCTGCCGGTTACAACCTGACAAACCTTTTTGTGGGCTCGGAGGGAACTTTGGGTATCATTACCAAAACCACACTTCGATTGTATGGTATTCCTGAAAGTATGGTGTCAGCTGTCTGCTCCTTTCCATCCGTCCAATCAGCGGTGGACAGCACCGTTCAGATCCTGCAAGCTGGAGTACCCATTGCCCGCATAG AGTTCTTGGATGACGTGATGATAAACGCCTGCAATCGCTTCAACAACCTGTCCTATGCCGTAACGCCCACTCTCTTCCTGGAGTTCCATGGGAGCtccaagagcatggaggagcaAGTATCCATCACAG AGGAGATCACGCGTGATAACGGAGGCTCAGACTTTGCCTGGGCGGAAGATGAGGAGAGCCGCGGCCGGCTGTGGAAAGCCCGTCATGATGCATGGTACGCTGCCCTGGCCCTGAGGCCTGGATGTAAG GCATATTCTACAGATGTCTGCGTGCCTATCTCACGACTACCTCAGATTATAGTGGAGACAAAGGAAGATCTAATCAGCAACAATCTTACCG GTCCCATTGCAGGTCATGTAGGTGATGGAAATTTCCATTGTTTAGTGGTACTGGATCCTAATGACCCAGACGAGGTGGAAAGGGTTCACTCCTTCACTGAGAGACTGGCCAG GAGGGCACTGGCAATGGACGGGACTTGTACCGGTGAACATGGGATCGGTCTAGGAAAGCGCGCCCTGCTCAGGGAAGAGGTCGGTCCGTTGGCCATAGAGGTAATGAAGGGCCTCAAGGCTGCCCTGGATCCCAAAAACCTCATGAATCCTGGAAAGGTGTTGTAA